One window from the genome of Osmerus eperlanus chromosome 1, fOsmEpe2.1, whole genome shotgun sequence encodes:
- the LOC134023076 gene encoding sodium-coupled neutral amino acid transporter 3-like isoform X1, which yields MSEEKAAETMDPPPPAEVNPIPNGKGHEPGEETTTASKTPPAEDTAQQEIVPNTAQNATPQRGEDAEATLAESQEFLSAVEDKKTPRFTDFEGKTSFGMSVFNLGNAIMGSGILGLAYAMANTGIVLFLILLTAVAGLSSYSIHLLLKSSGIVGIRAYEQLGYRAFGTPGKMAAGIAITLQNIGAMSSYLYIVKYEFPLVIQAFLGVDKPSGEWFMNGNYLVIMVSIAIILPLALMKQLGYLGYTSGFSLSCMVFFLIAVIYKKFQVPCPFSDYSHNSTNNNISAVDMNDPACVPRMVNLNPQTAYTVPILAFAFVCHPEVLPIYTELRNPTKKKMQHVSNISIAVMYTMYFLAALFGYLTFYGEVEPELLHTYSRIDPYDTLILCVRLAVLTAVTLTVPIVLFPVRRALQQMLFPNKTFNWPRHIAIAVCLLTCINLLVIFAPNILGIFGIIGATSAPCLIFIFPAVFYIRIVPKEEEPMRSAPKIMAACFAGIGVLFMVMSLSFILIDWTSGSSKAAKGH from the exons atgaGTGAGGAGAAGGCAGCAGAGACCATggaccctcctcccccagcagaggTGAACCCTATACCCAACGGTAAAGGCCATGAGCCTGGGGAGGAGACCACAACAGCCTCCAAAACACCTCCGGCCGAGGACACAGCCCAGCA GGAAATTGTACCCAATACTGCCCAAAATGCCAC cccccagagaggggaggatgctGAGGCCACGCTGGCGGAGAGTCAAGAGTTCCTGTCAGCCGTGGAGGACAAGAAGACCCCCCGCTTCACAGAC TTTGAGGGGAAGACCTCCTTCGGGATGTCTGTGTTCAACTTGGGCAACGCAATCATGGGCAGTGGAATTCTGGGATTGGCGTACGCAATGGCCAACACAGGGATAGTCCTGTTCCT GATTCTCCTGACAGCCGTGGCAGGCCTCTCATCGTACTCCATTCACCTACTGCTCAAGTCCTCTGGCATTGTGG GTATCAGGGCTTATGAGCAGCTGGGCTACAGAGCGTTTGGGACGCCAGGCAAGATGGCCGCCGGCATTGCCATCACACTGCAAAACATTGGAG CCATGTCCAGTTACTTGTACATCGTCAAGTATGAGTTCCCTCTGGTCATCCAGGCTTTTCTGGGGGTGGATAAGCCTTCAGG tgAGTGGTTCATGAATGGGAACTACCTGGTGATCATGGTGTCCATTGCCATCATCCTGCCCCTGGCACTGATGAAGCAGCTGG GGTACCTGGGATACACTAGTGGTTTTTCTCTCAGCTGTATGGTTTTCTTCCTCATTGCG gTAATCTATAAGAAGTTCCAGGTGCCCTGCCCATTTTCAGACTACAGCCATAACAGCACTAACAATAACATCAGTGCTGTGGATATGAATGACCCTGCCTGTGTTCCTCGCATGGTCAATCTCAACCCTCAG ACGGCCTACACAGTGCCCATTCTGGCGTTTGCCTTCGTGTGCCACCCTGAGGTCCTGCCCATCTACACTGAACTGCGCAA CCCCACCAAGAAAAAGATGCAGCATGTGTCCAACATCTCCATTGCTGTCATGTACACCATGTACTTCCTGGCTGCTCTGTTTGGATACCTGACCTTCTATG GTGAGGTGGAGCCAGAGCTGCTTCACACCTACAGCAGGATTGACCCCTACGACACCCTGatcttgtgtgtgcgtctggcCGTGCTCACGGCCGTCACTCTTACCGTCCCCATTGTGCTTTTCCCT gtgagGAGAGCCCTGCAGCAGATGCTGTTCCCCAACAAGACGTTCAACTGGCCCCGCCACATCGCTATCGCTGTCTGTCTACTCACCTGCATCAACTTGCTAGTCATCTTTGCCCCCAACATCCTGGGCATCTTTGGCATCATTG gTGCCACGTCGGCCCCCTGCCTCATCTTCATCTTCCCTGCTGTGTTCTATATCCGCATCGTACCCAAAGAGGAGGAGCCCATGCGCTCAGCCCCCAAAATCATG GCTGCCTGCTTTGCTGGAATAGGTGTCCTGTTTATGGTAATGAGCCTCAGCTTTATCCTCATTGATTGGACGTCAGGGAGCAGTAAAGCAGCCAAGGGTCACTAA
- the LOC134023076 gene encoding sodium-coupled neutral amino acid transporter 3-like isoform X2: MSEEKAAETMDPPPPAEVNPIPNGKGHEPGEETTTASKTPPAEDTAQHPQRGEDAEATLAESQEFLSAVEDKKTPRFTDFEGKTSFGMSVFNLGNAIMGSGILGLAYAMANTGIVLFLILLTAVAGLSSYSIHLLLKSSGIVGIRAYEQLGYRAFGTPGKMAAGIAITLQNIGAMSSYLYIVKYEFPLVIQAFLGVDKPSGEWFMNGNYLVIMVSIAIILPLALMKQLGYLGYTSGFSLSCMVFFLIAVIYKKFQVPCPFSDYSHNSTNNNISAVDMNDPACVPRMVNLNPQTAYTVPILAFAFVCHPEVLPIYTELRNPTKKKMQHVSNISIAVMYTMYFLAALFGYLTFYGEVEPELLHTYSRIDPYDTLILCVRLAVLTAVTLTVPIVLFPVRRALQQMLFPNKTFNWPRHIAIAVCLLTCINLLVIFAPNILGIFGIIGATSAPCLIFIFPAVFYIRIVPKEEEPMRSAPKIMAACFAGIGVLFMVMSLSFILIDWTSGSSKAAKGH; encoded by the exons atgaGTGAGGAGAAGGCAGCAGAGACCATggaccctcctcccccagcagaggTGAACCCTATACCCAACGGTAAAGGCCATGAGCCTGGGGAGGAGACCACAACAGCCTCCAAAACACCTCCGGCCGAGGACACAGCCCAGCA cccccagagaggggaggatgctGAGGCCACGCTGGCGGAGAGTCAAGAGTTCCTGTCAGCCGTGGAGGACAAGAAGACCCCCCGCTTCACAGAC TTTGAGGGGAAGACCTCCTTCGGGATGTCTGTGTTCAACTTGGGCAACGCAATCATGGGCAGTGGAATTCTGGGATTGGCGTACGCAATGGCCAACACAGGGATAGTCCTGTTCCT GATTCTCCTGACAGCCGTGGCAGGCCTCTCATCGTACTCCATTCACCTACTGCTCAAGTCCTCTGGCATTGTGG GTATCAGGGCTTATGAGCAGCTGGGCTACAGAGCGTTTGGGACGCCAGGCAAGATGGCCGCCGGCATTGCCATCACACTGCAAAACATTGGAG CCATGTCCAGTTACTTGTACATCGTCAAGTATGAGTTCCCTCTGGTCATCCAGGCTTTTCTGGGGGTGGATAAGCCTTCAGG tgAGTGGTTCATGAATGGGAACTACCTGGTGATCATGGTGTCCATTGCCATCATCCTGCCCCTGGCACTGATGAAGCAGCTGG GGTACCTGGGATACACTAGTGGTTTTTCTCTCAGCTGTATGGTTTTCTTCCTCATTGCG gTAATCTATAAGAAGTTCCAGGTGCCCTGCCCATTTTCAGACTACAGCCATAACAGCACTAACAATAACATCAGTGCTGTGGATATGAATGACCCTGCCTGTGTTCCTCGCATGGTCAATCTCAACCCTCAG ACGGCCTACACAGTGCCCATTCTGGCGTTTGCCTTCGTGTGCCACCCTGAGGTCCTGCCCATCTACACTGAACTGCGCAA CCCCACCAAGAAAAAGATGCAGCATGTGTCCAACATCTCCATTGCTGTCATGTACACCATGTACTTCCTGGCTGCTCTGTTTGGATACCTGACCTTCTATG GTGAGGTGGAGCCAGAGCTGCTTCACACCTACAGCAGGATTGACCCCTACGACACCCTGatcttgtgtgtgcgtctggcCGTGCTCACGGCCGTCACTCTTACCGTCCCCATTGTGCTTTTCCCT gtgagGAGAGCCCTGCAGCAGATGCTGTTCCCCAACAAGACGTTCAACTGGCCCCGCCACATCGCTATCGCTGTCTGTCTACTCACCTGCATCAACTTGCTAGTCATCTTTGCCCCCAACATCCTGGGCATCTTTGGCATCATTG gTGCCACGTCGGCCCCCTGCCTCATCTTCATCTTCCCTGCTGTGTTCTATATCCGCATCGTACCCAAAGAGGAGGAGCCCATGCGCTCAGCCCCCAAAATCATG GCTGCCTGCTTTGCTGGAATAGGTGTCCTGTTTATGGTAATGAGCCTCAGCTTTATCCTCATTGATTGGACGTCAGGGAGCAGTAAAGCAGCCAAGGGTCACTAA